From Candidatus Zixiibacteriota bacterium, one genomic window encodes:
- the flhA gene encoding flagellar biosynthesis protein FlhA has product MAKPATQNNFLTMLAGRSDIALAVAVIGIVTVLVIPIPPVLLDFSLAFNITFSLVILLTTLYITRPLDLSVFPGLLLIITLMRLSLNVASTRLILGQGYAGEVINSFGNFVVQGNYVVGFIIFCILVVIQFIVITKGAGRISEVAARFTLDAMPGKQMAIDADLNAGIINESEARRRREEIAREADFYGAMDGASKFVRGDAIAGIIITLINIIGGFIIGAAMKGMDITDALRTYTLLSIGDGLVTQIPALLVSTASGIIVTRAASTSNMGKDVATQLSRQPRAIFVAAAVLLLLGVVPGMPTITFLALGLTVGGIGMLTRQAERSRIETERQEALQKQAKPTEAKERTEDLLKVDTIGLEIGYGLIPLVDANQGGDLLTRISSLRKQLATELGILVPPIRIRDNVRLKPNEYQIKIKGIRVAGSELMLDHVLAINPGYVRDQLDGFQTKEPAFGLDATWILPTLREVAEARQFTVVEPSAVLATHLTETTRSSASEILTRQDVRRLADTLKEDYPALVDSVIPDILPLSTLHKILQSLLAERIPIRDLATIVETASDYIHVTKDSDVLAEYVRMSLKRQISELYKDQTSKINVFTIDPAVEQKLADSIQNTKQGLMLVLDPALTETLLARIGEQAERLQNGGFTPVCLCSPNIRLALRRLIESSHPGTAVVSYNEILPNVELVSTGTVRL; this is encoded by the coding sequence ATGGCGAAGCCGGCCACCCAGAATAATTTCCTGACCATGCTCGCCGGGCGTTCCGACATCGCCTTGGCGGTCGCGGTTATCGGAATTGTCACCGTGCTGGTGATCCCGATCCCGCCGGTCCTCCTGGATTTCTCGTTGGCGTTCAATATCACGTTCTCGCTGGTGATACTGCTCACTACGCTGTATATCACCCGCCCGCTCGATCTGTCGGTCTTCCCGGGGCTGCTTCTGATCATCACGCTCATGCGCTTGTCGCTGAACGTGGCCTCCACACGGCTGATTCTCGGCCAGGGGTATGCCGGTGAAGTGATCAACTCGTTCGGCAATTTCGTGGTCCAGGGGAACTACGTGGTCGGGTTTATCATCTTCTGCATCCTGGTAGTGATACAGTTCATCGTCATCACTAAGGGTGCAGGGCGCATTTCCGAAGTTGCGGCACGTTTCACGTTGGACGCCATGCCGGGCAAGCAGATGGCAATTGATGCCGATCTGAACGCAGGCATTATCAACGAGAGTGAAGCTCGCCGTCGCCGCGAAGAGATCGCGCGAGAAGCTGATTTTTATGGCGCAATGGATGGCGCCTCCAAGTTTGTGCGCGGTGATGCCATCGCCGGCATCATCATCACGCTCATCAACATCATCGGCGGCTTCATCATCGGTGCGGCCATGAAGGGGATGGATATCACCGATGCTCTTCGCACCTACACGCTGTTGTCGATAGGTGACGGTCTGGTGACTCAGATACCGGCCCTGCTGGTGAGTACGGCATCCGGTATCATCGTCACGCGCGCCGCCTCCACTTCCAACATGGGAAAAGATGTCGCGACCCAGTTATCGCGCCAGCCGCGAGCCATCTTTGTCGCCGCGGCCGTGCTGCTGCTCCTGGGCGTCGTGCCGGGCATGCCGACGATCACGTTTCTTGCACTCGGGCTTACCGTTGGCGGTATCGGGATGCTCACGCGCCAGGCTGAGCGGTCTCGCATCGAAACCGAGCGACAGGAAGCACTCCAGAAACAAGCCAAACCCACCGAGGCCAAAGAGCGCACCGAAGACCTCCTGAAAGTGGATACCATCGGCCTGGAGATCGGCTATGGCCTCATCCCGCTCGTGGACGCCAATCAGGGAGGAGATCTGCTCACTCGAATTTCTTCTCTCCGCAAGCAATTAGCGACCGAGCTTGGGATTCTGGTGCCGCCGATCCGCATCCGCGACAACGTGCGGCTGAAGCCGAACGAATATCAGATCAAGATCAAGGGGATTCGTGTGGCCGGGTCCGAGCTCATGCTCGATCATGTGCTGGCCATCAATCCCGGATATGTTCGCGACCAGCTCGATGGATTCCAGACCAAGGAGCCGGCGTTCGGTCTCGATGCAACCTGGATACTCCCCACGTTGCGCGAGGTTGCCGAAGCCCGACAATTCACGGTGGTTGAGCCGTCGGCGGTACTGGCTACGCATCTGACTGAAACGACACGGTCTTCGGCGTCCGAGATATTGACCCGCCAGGATGTGCGGCGTCTGGCCGACACCCTCAAGGAAGATTACCCGGCGCTGGTCGATTCGGTCATCCCGGATATCCTGCCGCTCTCAACGCTGCACAAGATCCTCCAGTCCCTCCTGGCCGAGCGGATTCCGATCAGGGATCTGGCTACGATCGTGGAGACAGCTTCGGATTACATCCACGTCACCAAAGACAGCGATGTGCTGGCCGAGTATGTGCGGATGTCACTCAAGCGACAGATCTCCGAGCTCTATAAGGATCAGACCAGCAAGATCAATGTGTTCACGATCGACCCGGCGGTTGAACAGAAGCTGGCTGATTCGATTCAGAACACCAAGCAGGGACTCATGCTGGTGCTCGATCCGGCATTGACCGAGACACTCCTGGCCAGGATCGGTGAGCAGGCCGAGCGGCTGCAGAACGGCGGCTTCACGCCGGTCTGTCTCTGCTCGCCCAATATCCGACTGGCGCTGCGACGCCTGATCGAATCCAGCCACCCGGGAACCGCCGTGGTGTCATACAACGAGATTCTCCCCAATGTCGAATTGGTTTCTACCGGGACAGTGAGGTTATAG
- a CDS encoding AAA family ATPase, which translates to MAKLFFKRNEHSGVTPSGRLISVLSGKGGVGKSIIAMNLADQLSRAGHRTLLVDADFSSGDLHILSNRRNDIGVAQVITGQLSLREAVSSATDSFDLLAATGHRELADGNAIAATASFIQLLREQTSSYEFVILDHGSGVSDQAAVLAHASDLNVLVLLPELTSIADAFGLFKHVLAAHDELDCRFLVNRVVSAEEAEYIRQKFMAVTDRFLGRAPEYLGSIPEDSQVRASVAAQAPLAAVTPGAPASIAIRSVSNELVDCLTVHGKSTRLSYFNASNKTTAPADIRG; encoded by the coding sequence GTGGCTAAGCTGTTTTTCAAGCGCAACGAGCATTCCGGCGTGACACCGAGCGGCCGGCTTATATCCGTGCTGTCCGGCAAAGGGGGAGTGGGGAAGTCGATCATTGCCATGAATCTGGCCGACCAGTTGAGCCGGGCTGGACATCGAACTCTTCTGGTCGACGCCGATTTTTCCTCAGGCGACCTGCACATTCTATCAAACAGACGGAATGACATTGGTGTCGCCCAAGTGATCACCGGTCAGCTATCACTTCGCGAAGCGGTGTCGTCTGCCACAGACTCGTTTGACCTGCTGGCCGCAACCGGTCATCGGGAGCTGGCCGACGGAAATGCGATCGCAGCCACCGCCTCGTTCATCCAGCTCCTTCGCGAACAGACGTCATCCTACGAATTTGTTATTCTCGACCACGGCTCCGGGGTGTCCGACCAAGCGGCTGTGCTGGCGCACGCATCGGATCTGAATGTTCTGGTACTTCTGCCGGAACTGACCTCGATTGCCGATGCCTTTGGCCTTTTCAAGCATGTTCTGGCTGCCCACGATGAGCTTGACTGTCGGTTCCTGGTAAACAGAGTCGTTTCAGCCGAAGAAGCCGAGTATATCCGCCAAAAATTCATGGCTGTCACAGACCGCTTTCTGGGGCGTGCGCCTGAGTATCTGGGATCAATCCCCGAAGATTCTCAAGTCCGCGCCTCAGTTGCGGCGCAAGCGCCACTGGCGGCCGTAACGCCGGGCGCGCCGGCCAGTATTGCCATCCGAAGCGTAAGCAACGAGCTGGTGGACTGCCTCACGGTTCACGGCAAGTCCACCAGACTCTCCTATTTCAATGCAAGTAATAAAACCACGGCTCCAGCCGATATAAGAGGATAA
- a CDS encoding FliA/WhiG family RNA polymerase sigma factor has product MVSTVKGTLKKRGRKPKTTTVTKRVVYETSKKPKKWDVTSRDWTRYQRLQTSEARQELIGKYLPLVRTVAARMAMGFPRSVELTDLVNTGVIGLIEAFGNFDPDRGVKFETYAVPRIRGAILDELRALDWVPRSTRAKSREIERAMVQLENELGRPPENAELAKHLKITENELHLAIDDVSSTGILSLDEVVYREDDNRQVPRVETVRDAAAASILGDIEKGELRSFLVVAMDRLTEQEKLVIALYYYEELTLKEIGEVMSISESRVSQIHTRAVMKLRNMVREKFALTA; this is encoded by the coding sequence ATGGTTAGCACGGTTAAGGGAACGCTCAAGAAGCGCGGTAGAAAACCGAAGACAACTACCGTTACCAAGCGTGTCGTGTATGAGACCAGCAAGAAGCCGAAGAAGTGGGACGTCACGTCGCGCGATTGGACACGCTATCAACGCTTGCAGACAAGCGAAGCGCGTCAGGAGTTGATCGGCAAGTATCTGCCGTTGGTGCGGACGGTTGCGGCCCGTATGGCCATGGGATTTCCTCGGTCGGTTGAATTGACCGACCTGGTGAACACCGGAGTGATCGGATTGATCGAAGCGTTCGGTAACTTCGATCCGGATCGCGGCGTCAAATTCGAGACCTATGCGGTCCCGCGAATTCGTGGCGCCATCCTTGATGAACTGCGCGCGCTGGACTGGGTCCCCCGGTCAACGCGGGCCAAATCACGGGAGATCGAGCGGGCTATGGTGCAACTGGAAAACGAATTGGGGCGGCCGCCGGAAAACGCCGAGCTGGCCAAACATCTCAAAATAACTGAGAACGAACTGCATCTGGCGATCGACGATGTGTCCAGTACCGGCATTCTGTCGCTGGATGAGGTCGTGTATCGCGAAGATGACAACCGTCAGGTGCCTCGGGTCGAGACGGTCCGTGACGCCGCCGCAGCCAGCATTCTCGGTGATATCGAAAAAGGCGAACTCCGTTCCTTTCTGGTGGTCGCGATGGACCGTCTGACCGAACAGGAGAAACTGGTCATCGCCCTGTATTACTACGAGGAGCTGACGCTGAAGGAGATCGGTGAAGTAATGTCCATCTCCGAGTCGCGCGTTTCGCAGATCCACACGCGCGCCGTCATGAAACTCCGCAATATGGTTCGGGAGAAGTTCGCCCTGACCGCCTGA
- a CDS encoding DUF2225 domain-containing protein, giving the protein MAMESPFLLFKVECPICKTINEFETIRVGAYAEEDRDTDFCPRNIKWRFPRYQAYNPLVFFTGTCTNCYYSREFTNAYKEWKNDVNFKTYRLKTVKSKHLDQLAAADSVVKLVGTAIDVNRYPNESAILKLLLAIYDEQLADHYSRLDVGRFYLRVAWVFRDMEHTENPNLILLREFMREIEESRGRLTEGAAGVRSDADAFAETIHSHFNSSQLTADIKAQMLSFGERYDQQIRAVHDRVSAMEQQISDLTSLIAEYRTTLIGNESGSGQVPFGQYPSFVEFLHRVQRVWSGAVTNEREALERSVQYYKEAFANGKDIAPGNQQIQASYLIAELSRRIGDFDEAKQYFTSTIKSGQEFIYQNRHDSSRTALARKILELAIEQGRMNLAASRPA; this is encoded by the coding sequence ATGGCAATGGAAAGCCCCTTTCTCTTATTCAAGGTCGAGTGCCCGATCTGCAAGACGATCAATGAATTCGAGACCATTCGGGTAGGTGCCTACGCCGAAGAAGATCGCGACACCGATTTCTGTCCGCGGAATATCAAATGGCGATTCCCACGCTATCAGGCGTACAACCCACTGGTGTTCTTCACCGGCACCTGCACCAACTGCTACTATTCGCGTGAGTTCACCAACGCCTACAAAGAGTGGAAGAACGACGTCAATTTCAAGACCTACCGGTTGAAGACGGTCAAGTCCAAACACCTTGACCAGCTGGCCGCCGCCGATTCCGTCGTCAAGCTGGTTGGCACGGCGATCGATGTCAACCGGTATCCGAACGAGTCCGCCATTCTCAAGCTGCTCTTGGCGATCTACGACGAACAATTGGCGGACCACTACAGCCGCCTCGATGTTGGCCGCTTTTATCTGCGCGTCGCATGGGTGTTCCGCGATATGGAGCACACCGAGAATCCGAACCTCATCCTCCTGCGCGAATTCATGCGCGAGATCGAGGAAAGTCGCGGCCGTCTGACCGAAGGGGCGGCAGGTGTCCGCTCGGACGCCGACGCCTTCGCCGAGACGATCCATTCCCATTTCAACAGCTCCCAGCTCACGGCGGACATCAAGGCGCAGATGTTGTCATTCGGCGAACGGTACGACCAGCAGATCAGGGCCGTTCATGACCGCGTAAGCGCCATGGAGCAGCAGATCAGCGATCTGACCTCGCTCATCGCGGAATACCGGACCACCTTGATCGGGAACGAAAGCGGCAGCGGACAGGTCCCGTTCGGTCAGTACCCCTCGTTCGTCGAGTTTCTGCACCGGGTCCAGCGCGTCTGGAGCGGCGCTGTTACCAACGAGCGGGAAGCGCTGGAGAGATCGGTTCAGTATTACAAGGAAGCTTTCGCCAACGGCAAGGATATCGCGCCGGGCAACCAGCAGATACAGGCATCGTATCTGATCGCCGAGCTATCCCGCCGCATCGGCGATTTCGACGAGGCCAAGCAGTACTTCACCAGTACGATCAAGTCGGGCCAGGAGTTCATCTACCAGAATCGTCACGACTCGTCGCGCACGGCGCTGGCGCGGAAGATCCTGGAATTGGCCATAGAACAAGGACGAATGAACCTGGCGGCATCGCGACCCGCCTGA
- a CDS encoding PilZ domain-containing protein gives MLQLSQPLKVWERIEIQVGDGENTGRYLARIQDFVDNGIAITEPEFLAGRSLLREDVPVTVVVTRQDAAYQFQSRIKSFSAHDRRRFVLTGPSQIERVQRRRFVRLDVVSKLTYAVIPVTINWAEADYQLTWHHSQSADLSAGGIRFRVHEPLAVGSLMALSIDLFKQHGLPPRVAAVVRRNAQVDQELAVGAEFILAEQLPLFFKASGDLPAEFLSFDMRMQNELVTCIFRAQIELRRKGLL, from the coding sequence ATGTTACAATTGTCCCAGCCTTTGAAGGTCTGGGAGCGAATCGAGATCCAGGTAGGGGACGGCGAGAACACTGGTCGCTACCTGGCCCGCATACAGGATTTTGTCGACAATGGCATCGCCATTACCGAGCCCGAGTTTTTGGCCGGGCGCAGCCTGCTCCGCGAGGACGTCCCGGTGACAGTGGTGGTAACGCGCCAAGACGCCGCCTATCAGTTTCAGTCCCGTATCAAGTCATTTTCAGCCCACGATCGCCGGCGGTTTGTCTTGACCGGCCCGAGCCAGATCGAACGAGTCCAGCGGCGGCGCTTCGTGCGTCTCGATGTCGTCAGTAAGCTGACATACGCCGTGATACCGGTGACGATCAACTGGGCCGAGGCCGATTACCAACTCACGTGGCATCACAGTCAAAGTGCCGATTTGAGCGCCGGGGGCATCCGGTTCCGTGTGCATGAACCGTTGGCTGTCGGCTCGCTGATGGCACTCAGCATCGATCTGTTCAAACAACATGGGCTGCCGCCGCGGGTGGCTGCGGTTGTGCGAAGGAATGCGCAGGTCGACCAGGAATTGGCGGTGGGGGCGGAGTTCATTCTCGCAGAACAACTGCCGCTCTTCTTCAAGGCGTCCGGCGACCTGCCCGCCGAGTTCCTATCCTTTGATATGCGCATGCAAAACGAATTGGTAACCTGCATTTTCCGGGCGCAGATCGAGCTTCGCCGGAAAGGACTGCTCTGA
- a CDS encoding PilZ domain-containing protein yields the protein MDTVSGVGFQDHLAINVSALDLSSLVGREIKLFSEQFPGKEIMSRVVLAQERELLIDSGGKSTQIDNLVHGQTVILQFAYRGQAVSVKASLRRSSGNRCHLILDDRVTPLCQRKFRRIPIERAVRLAAFPPLTFRRKNLSRLRWIETHLINFSSGGALVTIPGYLERGVYLLVSIDLGQGAFPPMVLGQVRHCYAIENGAFHVGMEFVVSEVGKRQLPPPAMKELPAVVLSYDARQRESLNKKLLAWTPTGDNQQM from the coding sequence ATGGACACGGTATCCGGCGTGGGGTTCCAGGATCATCTGGCGATAAACGTATCGGCTCTCGACCTGTCATCGCTGGTCGGGCGGGAGATCAAGCTGTTCTCGGAGCAATTCCCGGGCAAGGAAATCATGTCCAGGGTGGTGCTGGCGCAGGAGCGCGAGCTGCTCATCGACAGTGGCGGCAAGTCGACCCAGATCGACAATCTCGTGCATGGCCAGACGGTCATTCTCCAGTTTGCCTACCGGGGCCAGGCGGTTTCCGTCAAGGCGTCGCTGCGTCGTTCCAGCGGCAACCGCTGCCATCTGATACTCGATGATCGCGTCACGCCGCTCTGCCAACGCAAATTTCGCCGCATCCCCATCGAGCGAGCGGTCCGGCTGGCTGCGTTCCCTCCCCTCACGTTTCGCCGCAAAAATCTATCGAGGCTTCGTTGGATCGAGACGCACCTCATCAATTTCTCAAGCGGAGGCGCACTGGTGACTATCCCGGGCTACCTTGAGCGTGGTGTCTACCTCCTCGTGAGCATCGACCTGGGACAGGGCGCCTTTCCGCCGATGGTGCTCGGCCAGGTGCGACACTGCTACGCCATCGAAAACGGCGCCTTTCATGTGGGGATGGAGTTTGTCGTGTCCGAGGTAGGCAAGCGACAACTGCCGCCGCCCGCTATGAAAGAACTGCCCGCGGTCGTTCTGAGCTACGACGCCCGTCAGCGGGAGAGTCTGAACAAGAAATTACTGGCATGGACGCCAACTGGCGATAACCAGCAAATGTGA
- a CDS encoding PilZ domain-containing protein, with translation MSQKSKIRFIHDVPTTETDIVVQRPFKLERDEMRRFVRLEITSPMSLNKIRDTAGNFWPQGDRHTIHGHILNISGGGVLVEVDQQLDEGDVVIMRFTLQDVENLDWVLGLVKRSDLDESSYLVGIEFITREALVDLFTRAQMDLLPAHLHDFNEGVRMMLNKYIRSQRRIAASGNNHGSR, from the coding sequence ATGTCACAGAAATCAAAAATCCGATTCATCCACGACGTGCCAACCACGGAAACCGACATCGTTGTCCAGCGCCCGTTCAAGCTCGAGCGCGACGAGATGCGGCGCTTCGTGCGTCTCGAGATCACGTCCCCCATGTCGCTCAATAAGATCCGCGACACGGCCGGTAATTTCTGGCCCCAGGGGGACCGCCACACCATCCACGGACATATCCTGAATATTTCCGGCGGTGGCGTGCTGGTGGAAGTTGACCAGCAGCTTGATGAGGGAGACGTGGTGATCATGCGATTCACGCTGCAAGACGTGGAGAATCTCGACTGGGTGCTCGGGCTGGTCAAGCGATCCGATCTGGACGAGAGCTCGTATTTGGTAGGCATAGAATTCATCACACGCGAGGCTCTGGTCGACCTGTTCACGCGCGCCCAAATGGACCTGTTGCCGGCCCACCTGCACGATTTCAACGAGGGCGTTCGTATGATGCTCAACAAGTACATCCGCAGCCAGCGCCGGATCGCCGCCTCGGGGAACAACCATGGTTCGCGGTAG
- a CDS encoding GAF domain-containing protein yields the protein MTGKPTHRKPRENESVGPLSAADIFQDLTRLGRERNATDQMALDILHHVQNWAGFDAGTLYVYVEEKRRLEAVASIGEQVDTLGFLSMGHGQGLAGWSSLANRPVLLADRTGTIGFNPERDFGTFASLPLPATVGTIGALNLGWRCPKACDEPLFQMLLSIADQVGLIMECSLCRQRQNAVQVRLAQVLEERPISTTPEDYSRRLVSAREFAATLKYQINDPLSIIVGNAQCLLAEETTFSQKHVSRLRRIEEAALRINEINDKLRQLDSLLAAAAKTEVPPATSKAGAHRTANK from the coding sequence ATGACAGGGAAGCCTACGCACAGAAAACCAAGGGAAAATGAGTCTGTCGGGCCGCTGTCGGCCGCAGACATTTTTCAGGACCTGACCAGGCTGGGGCGCGAACGGAACGCGACCGACCAGATGGCGCTTGACATCCTGCACCACGTGCAGAACTGGGCCGGTTTTGATGCCGGCACGCTCTATGTGTACGTGGAGGAAAAGCGCCGGCTTGAGGCGGTCGCCAGTATCGGCGAACAGGTCGATACGCTCGGATTTCTGTCCATGGGGCACGGCCAGGGACTGGCAGGCTGGTCCAGCCTGGCCAACCGACCGGTGCTGCTTGCCGATCGTACCGGCACCATCGGCTTCAATCCGGAACGGGATTTTGGGACATTCGCCTCCCTGCCTCTGCCTGCAACTGTCGGGACGATCGGCGCTCTCAATCTGGGGTGGCGCTGCCCGAAGGCTTGTGACGAACCGTTGTTCCAGATGTTGCTCTCAATCGCCGATCAGGTCGGACTAATCATGGAATGCTCGCTTTGCCGTCAACGTCAGAACGCGGTGCAAGTCCGACTGGCCCAAGTGCTCGAGGAACGTCCTATTTCGACAACGCCGGAGGATTATAGCCGACGGCTTGTCTCGGCCCGCGAATTTGCGGCGACCCTGAAGTACCAGATCAATGACCCGTTGTCTATCATCGTCGGCAATGCCCAGTGCCTGCTCGCCGAAGAGACGACGTTCAGTCAAAAGCATGTGTCGCGGCTACGGCGAATCGAAGAGGCGGCGCTTCGCATCAATGAGATTAACGACAAGCTCCGGCAGCTCGACAGTCTGCTGGCCGCCGCTGCAAAGACCGAGGTCCCCCCCGCGACATCAAAAGCGGGCGCTCATCGAACCGCGAACAAATAA
- a CDS encoding response regulator — protein sequence MQPAKLDKLTAMAHEQGRPFRILIVDDERWVREVFRDYCALTKVFEIDLAHSGEEAIRMAAAQTYDLITMDLIMPETSGLEALGAIKRANPKTPVMVVTGNATDKLVHEAGVQGASGVMYKPILLEDFISALVDRLER from the coding sequence ATGCAGCCGGCCAAATTGGACAAGCTGACCGCCATGGCGCACGAGCAGGGGAGGCCTTTCAGAATCCTGATCGTCGATGACGAACGGTGGGTGCGCGAGGTATTTCGTGACTACTGTGCGCTCACGAAAGTGTTCGAGATCGACCTTGCCCACAGCGGCGAGGAGGCCATCCGCATGGCCGCCGCCCAAACGTATGACCTGATCACCATGGATCTAATCATGCCGGAGACTTCGGGCCTCGAGGCACTCGGCGCCATCAAGCGCGCAAACCCGAAGACGCCGGTCATGGTGGTCACCGGCAACGCCACGGATAAGCTGGTGCACGAGGCCGGTGTGCAGGGCGCGAGCGGCGTGATGTACAAACCGATACTGCTTGAGGACTTCATTTCGGCGTTGGTCGATCGGCTGGAACGGTAA
- a CDS encoding response regulator, with the protein MVILVVDDEAMMRALLEKILSRDGYQVLSATDGAAALEILKSQKVNLVISDIKMPRLNGFELLKAIKTDFPHISVIMMTACGDTFSVKDALLLGADEYITKPFKSYEIALVVERAYWRLLSAETLTNAAPELPGD; encoded by the coding sequence ATGGTAATACTGGTTGTCGACGACGAAGCCATGATGAGGGCGCTGCTGGAGAAGATCCTCTCGCGCGACGGATACCAGGTGCTCTCGGCCACCGACGGAGCTGCCGCGCTGGAAATTCTCAAGAGCCAGAAGGTCAACCTCGTTATCTCCGACATCAAAATGCCCCGCCTGAACGGCTTTGAATTACTCAAGGCGATCAAAACCGATTTCCCGCATATATCAGTGATCATGATGACGGCATGCGGTGACACGTTTTCGGTCAAAGATGCGCTGCTGCTGGGCGCCGACGAATACATCACCAAACCGTTCAAGAGCTACGAGATCGCGCTGGTAGTCGAACGGGCATACTGGCGATTGCTGTCGGCCGAGACCCTAACCAACGCCGCGCCTGAACTGCCGGGTGACTGA
- a CDS encoding FapA family protein gives MTPDTTQIGAKQRCRVTASKDLMTAMMVVFPPEGNSPDPTVEELLAELGAAGVTFGIDRDAIEQCLADHVYNEPIKAAVGKLPVKGENAQFIYHFDTTGHHAPQQGEDGRIDYRNMRYIQNAEPGTALVSKKPPTTGEPGTNVYGKEVAAAPGRDFALKAGMNTRVSEDGLSVVASAPGAIVFANGEVSVKDVLTINGDVDISVGNLDCRGSVHVRGHIKAGFNITVDGHLEVDGTVEDSVIRAKGNVLVRGGFFGNGSGEMHADGDITVKFAEGQKLIAGGSLIVGGELINCQVTVRENVQVKGKKGKIIGGDIRAGKEIRASELGSEKGTVTNLRVAYDARLIQEYQETSKEAARLKADSERIKEALYALLRLQLDGKPPPDKKEAMEKLRQFQKDLPKNIEALAVRKKEIENKLRELHDARIIAEDRLYGGVKAYFGIVYREIMEEYRTCKLTSDGSQISLTDFKGN, from the coding sequence ATGACGCCCGATACGACGCAGATCGGCGCCAAACAGCGCTGCCGGGTCACCGCCTCCAAGGACCTCATGACCGCCATGATGGTGGTTTTTCCGCCCGAGGGTAACTCGCCGGACCCGACGGTCGAAGAACTCCTGGCCGAACTGGGCGCAGCCGGTGTGACGTTCGGTATTGACCGCGACGCGATCGAACAGTGCCTCGCCGATCACGTGTACAACGAACCGATCAAAGCGGCGGTGGGCAAACTGCCGGTCAAGGGGGAGAACGCACAATTCATCTATCATTTTGACACCACCGGTCACCATGCACCTCAACAGGGCGAAGACGGGCGGATCGACTACCGGAATATGCGCTACATCCAGAATGCGGAGCCGGGTACCGCCCTGGTGAGCAAGAAACCGCCTACCACCGGAGAGCCCGGCACCAATGTGTACGGAAAAGAAGTTGCGGCGGCGCCGGGGCGCGATTTTGCGCTCAAGGCCGGGATGAACACCAGGGTCTCCGAGGATGGTCTTTCAGTGGTCGCCAGTGCACCCGGCGCCATAGTCTTCGCTAACGGAGAGGTTTCGGTCAAGGATGTCCTCACCATCAATGGTGATGTCGATATCAGCGTCGGCAACCTCGATTGCCGCGGCTCGGTGCATGTTCGCGGTCATATCAAGGCCGGGTTCAATATCACGGTTGACGGTCACCTCGAAGTTGACGGCACGGTGGAAGACTCCGTTATCCGCGCCAAAGGGAATGTGCTTGTCCGGGGCGGTTTTTTCGGCAACGGCTCAGGTGAAATGCATGCCGATGGCGATATCACCGTCAAATTCGCCGAAGGTCAGAAATTGATCGCCGGAGGAAGTCTCATCGTGGGCGGCGAACTCATCAACTGCCAGGTCACCGTCCGCGAGAATGTCCAGGTAAAGGGCAAGAAGGGGAAGATCATCGGCGGCGATATCCGCGCCGGCAAGGAGATCAGGGCCTCGGAACTTGGCTCGGAGAAAGGGACGGTTACCAATCTTCGCGTCGCGTATGATGCTCGTCTGATCCAGGAATATCAGGAGACGAGCAAGGAAGCGGCCCGACTGAAAGCCGACAGCGAGCGGATCAAGGAAGCGCTCTACGCTCTGCTTCGATTGCAACTCGACGGCAAACCCCCGCCCGACAAAAAAGAAGCCATGGAGAAGCTGCGGCAGTTCCAGAAGGATCTGCCTAAGAACATCGAGGCGCTGGCCGTTCGAAAGAAAGAGATCGAGAACAAGCTCCGCGAACTGCACGATGCGCGGATCATCGCCGAAGACCGCCTATACGGGGGAGTGAAGGCGTATTTCGGTATCGTCTACCGTGAGATCATGGAAGAGTACCGCACCTGTAAGCTGACCTCAGACGGCAGCCAGATTTCACTGACAGACTTCAAGGGGAACTGA